The Dokdonia donghaensis DSW-1 DNA window AATAACCGCGATATCTAAGTCATAACCATACTCTTTAGATGCATCTGCGAGTTGGTGTAATCCTTGTGCGTAGGTGATGATATAAGAGAAGTAAAGTGCTTTTTCTGTAAGGTCAGTAAGTTTTTCTTTTGCCATTGTAGCAATCTCTGGGCGGTCATAAAGCGAGTCTGCAACAGTGCGCTCATCTTTAAGTGCAGAAATCTCACGCATACTCACGGCAATATCTATAGAGGGTACGGGTATACCTAGATCCATTGCGTTTTGAGAGGTCCACTTACCCGTTCCTTTTTGCTTTGCTTTATCTAGTATTTGATCTACTAGGTCACCATCTGTGAGGGTGTCTTTTTCGGCAAAAATTTCTGAGGTTATTTCAACAAGAAAAGACTGTAGTCTTCCCTCATTCCAAGACTTATATGTCTCGTGTAGTTCTTGATTACTTAGTTTTCCAGCCTTTTTAAGCACGTCATACATTTCAGACGTGAGTTGCATAAGTCCGTACTCAATACCGTTGTGTACCATTTTTACATAGTTTCCGGCAGATTTTGGTCCTAGGTATGCCACACAAGGTTCCCCATTATATTTGGCAGAGACTGCTTCAAAAATAGGTTGTACGGCAGCATAACCAGGTTTTGATCCTCCAGGCATTATGCTTGGGCCTTTGCGAGCTCCTTTTGCACCACCAGAAACACCAGCGCCAAAAAAGTGTATTCCCTTTTCGGCAAGGTAGGCTTCTCTTCGGTCTGTATCTGTAAAGAAGGAGTTTCCTCCATCTATAATGATATCACCTTTATCTAAGTGCGGTAAGAGGCTTTCTATCACGATGTCTACTACTTTTCCGGCAGGGACGAGTAACATAATTTTACGTGGTGATGAGAGCGCTTTCGCGAAAGCGGAAACCTCTACAGTCGCATTTACTTTATCTACATTGCCGCCTTCATCTATGAGTGCTTGTACCTTTTCTGGATCAAGATCATTACCCATTGCTGTAAAACCATTATCTGCAACGTTAAGTATAAAGTTACGTCCCATAACGCCTAGTCCTACTAAGCCAAAATCATAAGTATTTTCCATAATTGATCTTTCTTTTACTACAAAACAACACCGCTTTGTAGCCGAAATTTTGTCTGTTACAATACACCACGCATCGCACATCAAAAATAGTGGAAAAATATTGGTTTTTTGTGGGTAAGTGGTGTCAAAGTCCGTTGGGAATGGTGTAAAGTTTCAATACTTTTGACCTTAAATAAAACTAGCTCATTATGCGCAAGACAGAGAATCAATTATTAGTCATTTTTGGCGCATCGGGAGACCTCACTGCCCGTAAATTAGTTCCTGCATTATATAAGCTTTATAAAGACAAGCATTTACCAGAGCACTTTGCTGTGCTAGGGGTGGCACGTAGCTTTATGACAGATGAGGAGTTTAGAAAACGTGTAGCCTTAGAGAGTAAGTATCTTGATGACAGCGAGGAGTTTATAGCTGCATTTTCAGAAAAGCTGTTTTATGAGGATCTTCATAAAAAGTATGATGTAGATTATAGAGAGCTTAACGAGCGCATACAAGATCTTAATACGACCTATCAATGTGATAATAACATCATATTTTACCTATCTACACCGCCTAGTTTATTTGAAGCCATAGCAAAAAATCTAACAGCAAAGGGACTCAATGATGAGCGCCTAGGGTGGAAACGCCTCATTGTAGAGAAGCCCTTTGGTTACAGTCTCGAGACTGCAAAGTCACTTAACGAGGGATTACACAGATATTTTAAAGAATCACAGATTTATAGAATAGATCATTACCTAGGTAAAGAGACCGTTCAAAATATACTCGTCACACGATTTGCAAACAGTATTTTTGAACCTTTATGGAACCGCGATTACATACACCACGTAGAGATTACAAATGCAGAGAGTGGAGGCGTAGAGTCTAGAGGTGGTTATTATGACAAGTCTGGAGCACTTAGAGATATGTTTCAGAGTCACTTATTGCAGCTTGTGGCCCTTATAGTTATGGAGCCACCGCTCAGTGCAAATCCTGAGGAGATACGTAATGAAAAGATGAAAGCCCTTAAGTCTCTACGATTAATGACAGACCCAAAGGTGCTAGAAAAAAACACCATACGCGGTCAATATCTAGCCTCAGAGATAGAAGGAGAGAAAGTAAAAGGATACAGAGAAGAGGTAGATGTAGATCCAGATAGTACTACAGAGACCTATGCAGCTGTCAAGTTTTATGTAGATAACTGGAGATGGGCAGATGTGCCATTTTATGTACGCACTGCAAAGCGTATGCCTACTAAGGTTACAGAAGTGGTGATACACTTTAAGTCTCCACATCATCAGATTTTTAAGAATTCTGATATGAACAAGGATAATAAACTCATTATACGCATACAGCCAGATGAGGGAATCTTAGTAAAATTTGGTGTAAAAGTACCAGGTCAAGGATTTGCAGTAGAGCGTGGTAATCTAGACTTTTATTATGAAAGCCTAGGTGACGAGTCACATATTATGGAGGCTTATGAGCGTTTATTACTAGACGCAATGCAAGGTGATGCTACCTTGTATGCCCGTGCAGATGAGGTAGAGGCAGCCTGGAGATTTACAGACCCTATCTTAGATCACTGGAAAAAAGGTGATGCAAAAATTTATGGATACTCTGCTGGTGTGTGGGGACCACAACACGCAGATGAGCTTATAGAAGGAAAGAGTATGTGGCGTAACCCTTGTGAGAACCTCGCAGACGATGCTGGATATTGCGTTATAGAATAACTAAAGAAACAAGATGAAACTACATATATCAAAAACTAAAAGCGACGTTGCTCAAGATTTTGCAAAATTTCTAATGGACCTTGCAAGTGATAAAGAATCTATTACAGTAGCCCTTTCTGGAGGAAGTACCCCAAAAATAGTTTTTGATTACCTCGCGGCTAATTATAAGGAAACAGACTGGTCAAAATTCCACTTTTACTGGGGTGATGAGCGTTGCGTGCTTCCTACAGATGAGCAGAGTAATTATAAAATGACGGTAGATCACTTGTTTTCTAAAATTGAACTACCAGAGTCAAACATACACCGCATACTAGGAGAAAATATTCCAGAGGCAGAGGCGGTGCGCTACTCAAAAGAGCTAGAACAAACTCTAACTTCTGAAAATGAGGTGCCACAATTTGACCTCGTTATTTTAGGAATGGGGGATGATGGGCATACGGCATCTATATTTCCGCACGAGATAGATCTTTGGGATTCAGAAAACTGGTGTGAGGTAGCCACACACCCAGAATCTGGGCAGCAGCGCGTAAGTATTACAGGCGATGTTATAAACAATGCAAAGACTGTAGCATTTCTTGTCACGGGAGCTTCAAAACAAGAAAAGGTTAAGGTAATTATTAATAAAGAAGATAACTTTCTTGATTATCCTGCAAGCCTAGTCTCACCTCAATCTGGCGAGCTACACTGGTTTATGGATGAAGAGGCGACCTTGCAGTTATAAATTATCGGCCCTATTTATCTTTTTTCTTTTAGAAGTCTTCTTGGGATAATTACGCTTTCGCGAAAGCGTAATAAAAATCTACACCATACCTCTTGATTTAATTACTTTTGCACACTTAAATTAATACAATGATAGCAGTAGATAATCTTGCAGTAGAGTTTAGCGGAGATACACTTTTTAGTAACGTTTCTTTCACCATAAATGAAAATGACAAAATTGCCCTTATGGGTAAAAATGGTGCGGGTAAGTCTACTATGATGAAGATTATTGCTGGCGTACAGAAAGCCACACGTGGTAACGTAAGTACGCCTAAGGATGCTGTCATTGCATACCTGCCGCAACACCTCCTTACAGATGATGATTGTACGGTTATGGAGGAGGCTTCGAAGGCATTTTCTACCGTGCTAGATATGAAGGCAGAGATGGATCGTCTCAATAAAGAGCTCGAGACACGCACAGATTATGAGTCTCAAGAGTATATGGATATCATTACTAAGGTAACAGATATAGGCGAGAAATTTTATGCCATTGAGGAGGTAAATATAGAAGAAGAGGTAGAGAAGGCGCTAAGAGGTTTAGGCTTTAAAAGGTCAGATTTTAATAGACCTACCAGTGAGTTTTCTGGAGGGTGGCGTATGCGTATTGAGCTTGCCAAAATTTTACTTAAAAAGCCTGATCTTATACTACTAGATGAGCCTACTAATCACGTAGATATTGAGTCGGTAATTTGGCTAGAAGATTTCTTACTTAACAAGGCAAAGGCCGTTATTGTGATCTCTCACGACAAGGCGTTTATAGATAATATTACAAACCGTACCATAGAGGTCACGATGGGTCGTATATATGATTATAAAGCAAACTACTCGCACTATCTTGAGTTGCGTGCAGATCGTCGCTCACATCAAATTAAAGCATATCAAGAACAACAAAAATTTATTGCAGATAACCAGGCTTTTATAGACAGGTTTAAAGGAACTTACAGTAAGACAAATCAAGTCTCATCTAGAGAACGTATGCTTGAGAAGCTTGAGATTATAGAGATAGATGAGGTAGATAACTCTGCGCTAGCACTTAAATTTCCGCCGGCGCCACGCTCTGGAGACTTCCCAGTAAAAGTAAAAGACCTCACAAAAAAATATGATGATCATACCGTTTTTAGCAACGCAAGTATGGATATCGCTCGAGGCGAAAAGGTGAGTTTTGTAGGTAGAAACGGCGAGGGAAAATCTACAATGATTAAAGCCATTCTAGGCGAGATAGAAGTAGAAGGAGACTGCGAACTAGGTCATAATGTAAAAGTGGGATATTTTGCTCAAAATCAAGCAGCACTACTAGATCCAGAGCTCACTATCTTCCAGACGGTAGATGAGGTTGCAAAAGGAGATATGCGCACACAGATAAAAAATATCCTAGGGCGTTTTATGTTTTCTGGTGATGCGATAGATAAAAAGGTAAGTGTACTCTCTGGAGGAGAAAAAACCCGCCTTGCAATGGTAAAGCTATTGCTAGAGCCTGTAAATCTTCTCATACTAGATGAGCCTACAAACCACCTAGATATAAAGTCTAAAGATGTGCTAAAGGAGGCGTTGCAAACTTATGATGGTACCCTCATACTCGTTTCTCACGATAGAGATTTCTTGCAAGGCTTATCAAAAAAAGTATTTGAGTTTAAAGAAAAACGTGTGATAGAACATTTTGAAACAATAGATGCTTTCTTAAAGCGTAATCGCATAGAAAACTTAAAAGAAATAGACTTGATGAAGTCCTAATACATTGTATTAGGATTAGCACTTTTTTCTGGCACCTGTTGTATAGAGTCCCAGTGTTCTACAATTTTTAGATTGTTATCAAATCTAAAAAAGTCCATCGTGATATATTGATCATTACCCGGCCATACTTGATGTGTATGTAAGGCAACGAGGTCATCTTCGGCAATGGCACGTACAAAGTTGATTGACTTTTCGGGATACTCAGCCTGCATTCTTTCAAAGTAATCTATAAATCCTTGTGTGCCATTTGCTACATCTGGATTGTGCTGTATATACTCATCTCCTACATAGAGCTCAACAGCCTTTTTAGGATTACCTTCGTAAGCCATTTTGTAAAAGTTAATAGCATTTTCTTTCATCTGTGCACGTGTGTCTATAGCTTTTACTTTAGTTAAAATTGGTTACCATCATTTACTTCTACCCAGTAACCGTCTGGGTCTTGTATATATAATTGTCTCACCTTATCTGGGCGTGTAGATATTGCGTTTTTAGTACCTGGCCAGTCGTAATAGTCTAGATTGTAGTTTATAATGCTTTCGCGAAAGCGGTCAAAATCCCGCACAGCAAGCGCCAGGTGTACTCCTTTTGGAATACGTTTATCTAGGCTATCTACCTCGATAATGTGTAATTCTTGTGTGCTGCCTAGTCTAAACCAGCGTATGTGGGGTTGCTCTGTGCCATCTGCAATTTCTTGTAAGCCAAATATCTTTTGGTAGAAGGCAACACTTCTCTCTAGGTCATTTACATTTATTGCATAGTGATCTATAGCCACTTCTATTTGTTGTATTGTAGCCTCACTTGAATCTGATGGTGCTTGCTCATTACAACTCTGGATAAAAAAAGCAGTAGCAACAAGTGCTACTGCTTTGATATGTATATTTTTCATATTATTTACCTTGATCTACTGGTGGTGGTCCTGGAGGTACAATAGCTTCATAAACGGCATCGCCTTTGCGCTCTTTATATTCTGCTTTTACCTCTTCTACAAGTTTTGGGTTTTCAAAAAGGTCTAGCATTGTCATACCCATTGCCTTGCTGGCATAGGTCATTCCTTTATGTCCTATAGACATACCACCACAGGCTACAACTGCCCACGAGTGCCACGGTGTATCCTTAGGAGCTGTAGTTACACCTAGATTAATGTTTGCTACATTCCAGCTTACATCACCTACATCTGTACTTCCTCCGCCTGGGTTTTCTCTAGTTTCTTCAAGTGGTTTGATAGCACTATCCATACCTACTTGTGGTTTTCCTGTTACCTCTTGTATCTTTTTACCAAAGGCGATTTCTTCTGGAGTGTATGTGATAGGGCCTAGCAGCTCTAAGTTTTTTTGCATTGCTGCCCCACCGGTTCTATTTACTAGCACTTCATAAATACCAGAAATGAGAGATACTTTGTAATCTACATTTGCGAGTATTGCTGCGCCTTCTGCCATTTCTTGTACGCGCTTGTATACTGGCATCATTCCTTTGCGTTCTGTGTCACGCACGCGCATCCATAATCTCGAGTAATCTGGAACCACGTTTACTACTTGTCCGCCGTCTTGTATGTGGTAGTGCATACGTACTGTAGGTTTTACGTGCTCACGGTAGTAGTTTATACCTGTTGTATAAAGCTCTAATGCATCTGAGGCAGAGCGACCATTCCAAGGGTCTGCGCTGGCGTGTGCTGCTTGACCAAAAAATTCTATTTTAAAATCTACAAGAGCAAGTGAGCTTTGTACATCTGCCTTAATTTCGGCAGCTGGGTGCCACGATACATTTACATCTACACCGTCCCAAACGCCGTCACGTACCATCCATATTTTTCCAAAGAATTTTTCTTCAGATGGCGTACCCAGAAATTTTACAGTTCCTTTTATTTTTCCTGCTTCTATTTGCTCTTTAATAGCAATTGCTGCCCCTAGACTTGCCGCACCAAACATATTGTGACCACAACCGTGACCAGCCTGCCCCTCGTTAAGCGGATTTTTAGTAGGCTCTGTTTTTTGAGAGAGTCCTGGTAATGCGTCAAACTCGCCTAGTACACTTATCACAGGGCTACCAGATCCATAGGTAGCAACAAAGGCAGTAGGCATACCAGCAACGCCGCGCTCTACGGTAAAACCTTGTTTTTCTGCATAGTCTGCTAGAATTTTAGCCGATTGTGTTTCTTCAAAGGCAGTTTCTGCCAGTGCCCAGATCTCGTCTGAGATACGTATGAGTTCTTTTTCGTGTTTTTCGACAGAGGCAATTACAGCCTTCTTGTTTACAGAAATCTTTTGAGCAGAGAGGCTCAACGTCATAAGTCCTAATGCGTAGAGGAGTACTTTTTTCTTCATAAAATGGTTGATTTATAGTAGCTTCTAAGATAGTAAAAAAGGATAAGACAAATTTCTTACCCATTATAGCTACTATATACATCTATTATACCTTCTCTAAAAATGTACAGAGAGTATAATGTACCAGACCGTCACCGCCCATAACCAGCATATTATGATGTATAGAATGTTGCGTAATAGGGGATAAGCGATGATTTTTTTTACAAAGTGAGCTGCCAGTCCTGCCCAGATGAAGCCTAACGACCAGAACATACCAGCACTTATAACCGCTGGCCAGATCCAGTCTCCCGTCCAGCTAGAAAAACTTGGGTACGAAGTAAATAAGAAATATACGGTGTAATATAGTGCAGCCCCTAGCGCTCCCATACTCAAGAGTCCCAGTGCGCAGGTGACTATTGCGGCAATTATAGAAAAACGGGTGGTAAATGATA harbors:
- the gndA gene encoding NADP-dependent phosphogluconate dehydrogenase — protein: MENTYDFGLVGLGVMGRNFILNVADNGFTAMGNDLDPEKVQALIDEGGNVDKVNATVEVSAFAKALSSPRKIMLLVPAGKVVDIVIESLLPHLDKGDIIIDGGNSFFTDTDRREAYLAEKGIHFFGAGVSGGAKGARKGPSIMPGGSKPGYAAVQPIFEAVSAKYNGEPCVAYLGPKSAGNYVKMVHNGIEYGLMQLTSEMYDVLKKAGKLSNQELHETYKSWNEGRLQSFLVEITSEIFAEKDTLTDGDLVDQILDKAKQKGTGKWTSQNAMDLGIPVPSIDIAVSMREISALKDERTVADSLYDRPEIATMAKEKLTDLTEKALYFSYIITYAQGLHQLADASKEYGYDLDIAVIAKIWRAGCIIRAKLLADITDAFTEDSELPNLLLSPSFIPKIQDTVDAARELVAFGAVNGIPLPGLSNSLTYFDAYTSTRLPLNVIQAQRDYFGSHTYERLDREGIFHTEWEK
- the zwf gene encoding glucose-6-phosphate dehydrogenase, with amino-acid sequence MRKTENQLLVIFGASGDLTARKLVPALYKLYKDKHLPEHFAVLGVARSFMTDEEFRKRVALESKYLDDSEEFIAAFSEKLFYEDLHKKYDVDYRELNERIQDLNTTYQCDNNIIFYLSTPPSLFEAIAKNLTAKGLNDERLGWKRLIVEKPFGYSLETAKSLNEGLHRYFKESQIYRIDHYLGKETVQNILVTRFANSIFEPLWNRDYIHHVEITNAESGGVESRGGYYDKSGALRDMFQSHLLQLVALIVMEPPLSANPEEIRNEKMKALKSLRLMTDPKVLEKNTIRGQYLASEIEGEKVKGYREEVDVDPDSTTETYAAVKFYVDNWRWADVPFYVRTAKRMPTKVTEVVIHFKSPHHQIFKNSDMNKDNKLIIRIQPDEGILVKFGVKVPGQGFAVERGNLDFYYESLGDESHIMEAYERLLLDAMQGDATLYARADEVEAAWRFTDPILDHWKKGDAKIYGYSAGVWGPQHADELIEGKSMWRNPCENLADDAGYCVIE
- the pgl gene encoding 6-phosphogluconolactonase, translating into MKLHISKTKSDVAQDFAKFLMDLASDKESITVALSGGSTPKIVFDYLAANYKETDWSKFHFYWGDERCVLPTDEQSNYKMTVDHLFSKIELPESNIHRILGENIPEAEAVRYSKELEQTLTSENEVPQFDLVILGMGDDGHTASIFPHEIDLWDSENWCEVATHPESGQQRVSITGDVINNAKTVAFLVTGASKQEKVKVIINKEDNFLDYPASLVSPQSGELHWFMDEEATLQL
- a CDS encoding ABC-F family ATP-binding cassette domain-containing protein; the protein is MIAVDNLAVEFSGDTLFSNVSFTINENDKIALMGKNGAGKSTMMKIIAGVQKATRGNVSTPKDAVIAYLPQHLLTDDDCTVMEEASKAFSTVLDMKAEMDRLNKELETRTDYESQEYMDIITKVTDIGEKFYAIEEVNIEEEVEKALRGLGFKRSDFNRPTSEFSGGWRMRIELAKILLKKPDLILLDEPTNHVDIESVIWLEDFLLNKAKAVIVISHDKAFIDNITNRTIEVTMGRIYDYKANYSHYLELRADRRSHQIKAYQEQQKFIADNQAFIDRFKGTYSKTNQVSSRERMLEKLEIIEIDEVDNSALALKFPPAPRSGDFPVKVKDLTKKYDDHTVFSNASMDIARGEKVSFVGRNGEGKSTMIKAILGEIEVEGDCELGHNVKVGYFAQNQAALLDPELTIFQTVDEVAKGDMRTQIKNILGRFMFSGDAIDKKVSVLSGGEKTRLAMVKLLLEPVNLLILDEPTNHLDIKSKDVLKEALQTYDGTLILVSHDRDFLQGLSKKVFEFKEKRVIEHFETIDAFLKRNRIENLKEIDLMKS
- a CDS encoding ester cyclase, producing MKENAINFYKMAYEGNPKKAVELYVGDEYIQHNPDVANGTQGFIDYFERMQAEYPEKSINFVRAIAEDDLVALHTHQVWPGNDQYITMDFFRFDNNLKIVEHWDSIQQVPEKSANPNTMY
- a CDS encoding VOC family protein → MKNIHIKAVALVATAFFIQSCNEQAPSDSSEATIQQIEVAIDHYAINVNDLERSVAFYQKIFGLQEIADGTEQPHIRWFRLGSTQELHIIEVDSLDKRIPKGVHLALAVRDFDRFRESIINYNLDYYDWPGTKNAISTRPDKVRQLYIQDPDGYWVEVNDGNQF
- a CDS encoding amidohydrolase, which produces MKKKVLLYALGLMTLSLSAQKISVNKKAVIASVEKHEKELIRISDEIWALAETAFEETQSAKILADYAEKQGFTVERGVAGMPTAFVATYGSGSPVISVLGEFDALPGLSQKTEPTKNPLNEGQAGHGCGHNMFGAASLGAAIAIKEQIEAGKIKGTVKFLGTPSEEKFFGKIWMVRDGVWDGVDVNVSWHPAAEIKADVQSSLALVDFKIEFFGQAAHASADPWNGRSASDALELYTTGINYYREHVKPTVRMHYHIQDGGQVVNVVPDYSRLWMRVRDTERKGMMPVYKRVQEMAEGAAILANVDYKVSLISGIYEVLVNRTGGAAMQKNLELLGPITYTPEEIAFGKKIQEVTGKPQVGMDSAIKPLEETRENPGGGSTDVGDVSWNVANINLGVTTAPKDTPWHSWAVVACGGMSIGHKGMTYASKAMGMTMLDLFENPKLVEEVKAEYKERKGDAVYEAIVPPGPPPVDQGK